A genomic region of Bradyrhizobium sp. ORS 278 contains the following coding sequences:
- a CDS encoding PCC domain-containing protein: MRSITQPGAPVAERIQWVEARGRSFRFTMDPGVPLLQAAHRAFAREGFAGGVLEMRGGALGPFAYVMPALSKTPDHAAFYSETHRPTGVTRLTTGTMTLGLRDGAPFFHCHALWTEEGGRAGGGHILPDETMVAEPFEVEAFGIDGALFTAEPDPETGFKLFGPVLAGLRGASTDCRAFALRLRPNQDVAFCLEAFCRTHGICEARIRGGVGSTIGARFADGMIVAPFATELTIASGAIAAGADGPEASLDIALVDYTGALAQGRLVRGDNPVLMTMELVLEVVA; the protein is encoded by the coding sequence ATGCGATCGATCACCCAGCCCGGCGCGCCCGTCGCGGAGCGCATTCAGTGGGTCGAGGCGCGCGGGCGCAGCTTCAGATTCACGATGGATCCGGGCGTACCGCTGCTGCAAGCGGCGCATCGGGCCTTTGCGCGCGAAGGTTTTGCCGGTGGCGTGCTGGAGATGCGAGGCGGCGCACTCGGACCTTTCGCTTATGTCATGCCCGCGTTGTCGAAGACGCCGGATCATGCGGCGTTCTACAGCGAGACCCATCGGCCGACGGGCGTCACCCGGCTGACGACCGGGACCATGACGCTCGGCCTACGCGACGGCGCGCCGTTCTTTCATTGCCACGCGCTGTGGACGGAAGAGGGCGGGCGCGCCGGCGGGGGTCACATCCTGCCGGATGAGACGATGGTCGCTGAACCCTTCGAGGTCGAGGCCTTCGGGATCGACGGCGCGCTCTTCACAGCGGAGCCTGATCCAGAGACAGGCTTCAAGCTGTTCGGCCCGGTCTTGGCCGGGCTCCGCGGCGCCAGCACGGATTGCCGGGCCTTCGCATTGCGGCTGCGGCCGAACCAGGATGTCGCCTTCTGCCTCGAAGCCTTCTGCCGAACCCATGGTATTTGCGAAGCGCGGATCCGCGGCGGCGTGGGCTCGACCATCGGCGCGCGCTTTGCGGATGGCATGATCGTCGCGCCGTTCGCAACCGAGTTGACCATCGCATCCGGCGCCATTGCGGCGGGCGCGGATGGTCCGGAAGCCTCGCTCGACATCGCGCTGGTGGACTACACCGGCGCGCTGGCGCAGGGACGCCTGGTGCGCGGCGACAATCCGGTGCTGATGACCATGGAGCTGGTGTTGGAGGTCGTGGCCTGA
- a CDS encoding AAA family ATPase — protein MARKQREIRLRAPYLKRLWLDPAKITDRAAYPFCLSFLHDEFELGFTSAITIIVGENGTGKSTLLEGIAALAGYDEAGGGKGYMPVDHGRAIERMGGALGKALRAAWLPKITKGWFFRAESFFSVARYLDEAALDDPLGGPPPDFLSHSHGEGFLRFFEERCQRQGLYIFDEPESALSPARQIEFLKLMRRMDEASHCQVLMATHSPVLMAYPGATLLRLTKYGLEPVRVQDTDHFKALREFCNDPDGFVQGVLAE, from the coding sequence ATGGCCAGGAAGCAGCGCGAGATCAGGCTGCGCGCACCCTATCTGAAGCGACTGTGGCTCGATCCCGCCAAGATCACCGACCGCGCCGCCTATCCGTTCTGCCTGTCGTTCCTGCACGACGAGTTCGAGCTCGGCTTCACGAGCGCCATCACCATCATCGTCGGCGAGAACGGCACCGGCAAATCGACCCTGCTCGAAGGCATCGCCGCACTCGCCGGCTATGACGAGGCCGGCGGCGGCAAGGGGTACATGCCGGTCGATCATGGCCGCGCGATTGAGCGCATGGGTGGCGCGTTGGGAAAGGCCCTTCGTGCGGCGTGGCTGCCCAAGATCACCAAAGGCTGGTTCTTCCGCGCCGAGAGCTTCTTCTCGGTGGCGCGCTATCTCGATGAAGCCGCGCTGGACGATCCGCTCGGCGGGCCGCCGCCCGACTTCCTGTCGCATTCCCATGGCGAGGGCTTCCTGCGCTTCTTCGAGGAGCGCTGCCAGCGCCAAGGCCTCTACATCTTCGACGAGCCGGAATCGGCGCTGTCTCCGGCGCGGCAGATCGAGTTTCTGAAGCTCATGCGGCGGATGGATGAGGCCAGTCATTGTCAGGTGCTGATGGCGACGCATTCGCCCGTCCTGATGGCCTATCCCGGCGCAACCCTGCTGCGGCTGACGAAATACGGCCTCGAGCCCGTGCGCGTGCAGGACACCGATCATTTCAAGGCGCTGCGCGAGTTCTGCAACGATCCGGACGGGTTCGTGCAGGGTGTGTTGGCGGAGTGA
- a CDS encoding acyl-CoA synthetase, which translates to MTQLRMSRRVMNLAHIVTQNGRRLGDRIGFVWGERSWSWREIDTMVSALAAALAEQGISKGDRILVHSKNCEEMFVSMFAAFRLGAVWVPTNFRLMPDEVAYLATASGAKAFLCHVDFPEHAAAVTSATFTWRIGDGGSFGTRSVSDAIKAHAGADVANATVEHDDPCWFFFTSGTTGRSKAAVLTHGQMAFVITNHLADLTPGTTEHDASLVVAPLSHGAGVHQLMQSARGAKTVLLPSEKFDIAEAFRLIERHRISNLFTVPTILKMMVEHPAVDQFDHSSLRHVIYAGAPMYREDQKRALARLGKVIVQYFGLGEVTGNITVLPAPAHEEEDGPEARIGSCGYERTGMQVSIQDDQGRELKPGETGEICVIGPAVFAGYYDNPEANAKAFRDGWFRTGDLGHMDAQGFLYITGRASDMYISGGSNIYPREVEEKILTHPDIGEVAVLGVPDPVWGEVGVAVCVAREGAKAPSESDIAGYLATKLPRYKMPKRFFFWESLPKSGYGKIPKRLVRDELEARGLLDLTRQG; encoded by the coding sequence ATGACACAGCTGCGCATGTCCCGCCGGGTGATGAACCTCGCACACATCGTGACGCAGAACGGCCGCCGCCTCGGCGACCGCATCGGGTTCGTGTGGGGCGAGCGCTCCTGGAGCTGGCGGGAAATCGATACGATGGTGTCGGCGCTGGCGGCGGCGCTGGCGGAGCAGGGGATCAGCAAGGGCGATCGCATCCTGGTGCATTCCAAGAACTGCGAGGAGATGTTCGTCTCGATGTTCGCCGCGTTCCGGCTCGGCGCGGTGTGGGTACCCACCAATTTTCGCCTGATGCCGGACGAGGTCGCCTATCTCGCGACCGCCTCTGGCGCCAAGGCGTTTCTCTGCCATGTCGATTTTCCCGAGCATGCCGCAGCGGTGACGAGCGCCACGTTCACGTGGCGCATCGGCGACGGCGGCAGCTTCGGCACGCGCTCGGTCTCCGACGCGATCAAGGCCCATGCCGGCGCCGACGTCGCGAATGCTACTGTCGAGCACGACGATCCCTGCTGGTTCTTCTTCACCTCGGGCACGACGGGCCGCTCGAAAGCGGCTGTGCTCACCCACGGCCAGATGGCCTTCGTCATCACCAACCATCTCGCCGATCTCACGCCCGGCACCACCGAGCATGACGCCTCTCTCGTCGTGGCGCCGCTGTCGCATGGCGCCGGCGTGCACCAGCTGATGCAGAGCGCGCGGGGCGCCAAGACGGTGCTGCTGCCGAGCGAGAAGTTCGACATCGCCGAGGCATTCCGCCTGATCGAGCGGCATCGCATCAGCAATTTGTTCACGGTGCCGACCATCCTGAAGATGATGGTCGAGCACCCCGCGGTCGATCAGTTCGATCACTCCTCGCTGCGCCATGTCATCTATGCCGGCGCGCCGATGTATCGCGAGGACCAGAAGCGCGCGCTGGCGCGGCTCGGCAAGGTCATCGTGCAGTATTTCGGACTTGGCGAGGTGACCGGCAACATCACCGTGCTGCCGGCCCCTGCGCATGAGGAAGAGGACGGTCCCGAGGCGCGGATCGGCAGCTGCGGTTATGAGCGCACGGGCATGCAGGTCTCGATCCAGGACGATCAGGGGCGCGAGCTGAAGCCGGGCGAGACCGGCGAGATCTGCGTCATCGGCCCGGCGGTGTTCGCGGGCTACTACGACAATCCCGAGGCCAACGCGAAGGCATTTCGCGATGGCTGGTTCCGCACCGGCGATCTCGGTCACATGGACGCGCAGGGGTTCCTCTACATCACCGGCCGCGCCTCCGACATGTACATCTCCGGCGGCTCCAACATCTATCCGCGCGAGGTCGAGGAAAAGATCCTGACCCATCCGGATATCGGCGAGGTCGCCGTGCTCGGCGTGCCCGACCCGGTCTGGGGCGAGGTCGGCGTCGCCGTCTGCGTCGCGCGCGAGGGCGCAAAAGCGCCGAGCGAGAGCGACATCGCCGGCTATCTCGCGACCAAGCTGCCGCGCTACAAGATGCCCAAGCGGTTCTTCTTCTGGGAGAGCTTGCCGAAATCCGGCTATGGCAAGATCCCGAAGCGCCTGGTGCGCGACGAGCTCGAGGCGCGCGGGCTGCTCGATCTCACCAGGCAGGGCTGA
- a CDS encoding SRPBCC family protein — protein MRMVFGKSLTPVAALAIVTTALTITALTTADAHGPTRRKVQEHVEINAAPAKVWAVMGNFQDMSWLGVVDKTAGDKGNEIGATRKLTLKGGATVDEELYKYDAEKMSYSYRITAVDVKVLPVTNYSSTIAVTPSADGKGSVVEWTGAFYRGFPNNDPPPELSDEAAVNAVTGLYKGGLEGLKTKVESGS, from the coding sequence ATGAGGATGGTGTTCGGCAAGTCGCTGACCCCTGTGGCGGCGCTCGCGATCGTGACGACGGCCCTGACGATCACGGCCCTGACCACGGCGGATGCGCATGGGCCCACCCGGCGCAAGGTGCAGGAGCATGTCGAGATCAACGCCGCGCCCGCGAAGGTGTGGGCGGTCATGGGCAATTTTCAGGACATGAGCTGGCTCGGCGTCGTCGACAAGACCGCGGGCGACAAGGGCAACGAGATCGGCGCGACCCGCAAGCTGACCCTGAAGGGCGGCGCGACCGTCGACGAGGAGCTGTACAAATACGACGCCGAGAAGATGAGCTACTCGTACCGCATCACGGCTGTCGACGTGAAGGTGCTGCCGGTGACGAACTACTCGTCGACCATCGCGGTGACGCCGAGCGCCGACGGCAAGGGCAGCGTCGTCGAATGGACCGGCGCCTTCTACCGCGGCTTCCCCAACAATGATCCTCCGCCGGAGCTCAGCGACGAGGCGGCCGTGAACGCGGTGACCGGATTGTACAAGGGCGGGCTCGAGGGGCTGAAGACGAAGGTGGAGAGCGGAAGCTGA
- a CDS encoding cytochrome D1 domain-containing protein yields MPSRLQRRARFLLLGVLGAFLFGSVPIHAEEAFVTNQLSDDLTIVDLATSKPVATIPIGGKPAGVAVAADGRFAYVASPDDKAVSIIDAVARKVVGRVEVGGGPLGIAVAPDGATVYVADWYNAAIRVIDAKTLKVTGSIAVGASPSGLAVTADGKLLLSADRDDDMVSVSDTATRQRLRTIKVGTRPFGVTIDTEGKRAYTANVGSNDVSVIDLAEGREIARIKTGLRPYAVALAQGRGFVTDQYDGTVSVFDVASQQPLKRITVGDYPEGIEATADGQRIIVANWESNILSVIDAAALKVTAEIKVGDGPRAFGAFLRR; encoded by the coding sequence ATGCCATCTCGGCTCCAGCGGCGAGCACGATTTCTCCTCCTTGGCGTTCTCGGAGCTTTTCTGTTCGGCTCCGTCCCGATCCACGCCGAGGAAGCTTTCGTCACCAATCAGCTCAGCGACGATCTCACCATCGTCGATCTCGCGACGTCCAAGCCGGTCGCAACGATTCCGATCGGCGGCAAGCCTGCCGGCGTCGCGGTTGCCGCTGACGGGCGCTTCGCCTATGTGGCCAGCCCGGACGACAAGGCCGTCAGCATCATCGATGCTGTTGCGCGAAAAGTCGTCGGCCGCGTCGAGGTCGGCGGCGGGCCGCTCGGGATTGCGGTGGCGCCGGACGGAGCAACGGTCTACGTCGCCGATTGGTACAATGCGGCGATCCGCGTCATCGATGCCAAGACCTTGAAGGTCACTGGCAGCATCGCGGTCGGCGCCTCGCCTTCGGGGCTCGCGGTGACGGCGGACGGCAAGCTGCTGCTCTCGGCCGACCGTGACGACGACATGGTCTCGGTGAGCGACACCGCCACACGGCAGCGGCTCAGGACCATCAAGGTTGGCACGCGGCCGTTCGGCGTCACCATCGACACGGAGGGCAAGCGCGCCTACACCGCCAATGTCGGCTCCAACGACGTTTCGGTGATCGATCTCGCCGAGGGCCGCGAGATCGCTCGCATCAAGACGGGCCTGCGGCCCTATGCCGTGGCGCTCGCGCAGGGCAGGGGCTTCGTCACTGATCAGTATGACGGCACGGTGAGCGTGTTCGATGTGGCGAGCCAGCAGCCGCTCAAGCGCATCACCGTCGGAGACTATCCCGAGGGCATCGAGGCCACCGCCGATGGCCAGCGCATCATCGTCGCGAATTGGGAGAGCAACATCCTCAGCGTCATCGACGCCGCGGCGCTGAAGGTGACGGCCGAGATCAAGGTCGGCGACGGCCCGCGCGCGTTCGGCGCGTTCCTGCGGCGGTGA
- a CDS encoding HAD-IA family hydrolase, with amino-acid sequence MPYSLVIFDLDGTLADSLPWFRRNVNIVAARYRFRPVIDEDVELLRHSSTAEVLNHLGVARWKLPLIARHIRKLKTEQAASIPLFAGVEQMLATLAGAGVRLALVSSDTEANARQKLGASARLFAAFDCSASLYGKAKKFRRVVKRAGADPAAVIAIGDETRDIEAARAAGIAFGAVTWGYAAEKALRDRGPEMVFTRMEEIVERLVVRDSSPEA; translated from the coding sequence ATGCCCTACTCCCTGGTCATCTTCGATCTGGACGGCACGCTGGCCGACAGCCTCCCCTGGTTCCGGCGCAACGTGAATATCGTGGCGGCGCGCTATCGCTTCCGTCCCGTGATCGACGAGGATGTCGAGCTGCTGCGGCACTCCTCGACCGCCGAGGTGCTGAACCATCTCGGCGTCGCGCGCTGGAAGCTGCCGCTGATCGCGCGGCACATCCGCAAGCTCAAGACCGAGCAGGCCGCCAGCATTCCGCTGTTTGCCGGTGTCGAGCAGATGCTGGCGACGCTGGCCGGCGCCGGTGTCCGCCTCGCGCTGGTGTCGTCCGACACCGAGGCCAACGCGCGCCAGAAGCTCGGCGCCTCCGCGCGGCTGTTCGCCGCCTTCGACTGCTCGGCCTCCTTGTATGGCAAGGCGAAGAAGTTCAGGCGCGTCGTGAAGCGCGCCGGCGCTGATCCCGCCGCAGTGATCGCCATCGGCGACGAGACCCGCGACATTGAAGCCGCCCGTGCCGCCGGCATCGCCTTCGGCGCGGTGACCTGGGGCTACGCCGCGGAGAAGGCGCTGCGCGACCGCGGCCCGGAGATGGTGTTCACGCGGATGGAGGAGATCGTGGAGCGGTTGGTGGTGCGGGACTCGTCGCCAGAGGCGTAG
- a CDS encoding YecA family protein, producing MADQTNSHAALEQALLALDDRAMVLEELDGFIAGLLTLPEQVPAGEWFSAAFGLGKGIRSVFASIDHANAVLELVAAYHDEIARTLARSPELYQPRFPVERGGEVIWELWVEGFAAAVALRRERFIAYRQVGDDEVRGAALNLMMAIDAVLDEHSDPVELGRLSDKMAILARESVLTLYRHRQSGVSLPGTPDFAERPNPFASLGKTGRNDPCPCGSGQKFKRCCGAE from the coding sequence ATGGCGGATCAGACCAACTCTCACGCGGCGCTGGAGCAGGCGCTGCTCGCGCTCGACGATCGGGCCATGGTGCTGGAGGAACTCGATGGCTTCATCGCCGGTCTTCTGACTTTGCCCGAGCAGGTTCCGGCCGGTGAATGGTTCTCAGCCGCATTCGGACTCGGCAAGGGGATACGCTCGGTGTTTGCGAGCATCGACCACGCCAATGCGGTGCTCGAGCTGGTGGCCGCGTATCACGACGAGATCGCGCGGACGCTGGCGCGTAGCCCGGAGCTGTACCAGCCCCGCTTTCCGGTCGAGCGTGGCGGCGAGGTGATCTGGGAGCTGTGGGTCGAGGGCTTTGCCGCCGCAGTGGCACTGCGTCGCGAGCGCTTCATCGCCTATCGGCAGGTCGGCGATGATGAGGTGAGGGGGGCGGCCCTGAACCTGATGATGGCGATCGATGCCGTGCTCGACGAGCACAGCGATCCGGTCGAGCTCGGCAGGCTGAGCGACAAGATGGCCATTCTCGCGCGGGAGTCCGTTCTCACTCTCTATCGCCATCGGCAGAGCGGGGTCTCCTTGCCCGGCACGCCCGACTTTGCCGAGCGCCCCAATCCGTTCGCCTCGCTCGGCAAGACCGGCCGCAACGACCCCTGTCCGTGTGGTTCCGGCCAGAAATTCAAGCGCTGCTGCGGCGCGGAGTGA